From one Leishmania panamensis strain MHOM/PA/94/PSC-1 chromosome 11 sequence genomic stretch:
- a CDS encoding tatD related deoxyribonuclease, putative (TriTrypDB/GeneDB-style sysID: LpmP.11.1220): MTTLPPNGAQWRLIDIGVNLTDKMYSGVYNGRRCHTLDIESVLQRAVKVGVRGLLLTGGNLKESKAVIDMCSRYTSDEVQCLCTVGCHPTRCQEFVADPEGYLKALDDLIHTHSVHVGGCVASVGEIGLDYDRLFFCSKEIQKEYFEKQLVMAKRHRLPLFLHERNTGGDFMALLKPHLPDLAGGVVHSFTGTRAELQEYLDANLYIGVNGCSLKTAENLKVVQAIPLDRLMLETDAPWCEIRNTHASKALLMAAARRASLQQSVSDAVLSAFSTCRKDNFKDGCVVKGRNEPSALVQILEVVYELCRDEVSSMAQLAELVLTNTRRLFPFAASAM, from the coding sequence ATGACGACTCTGCCGCCGAACGGTGCTCAGTGGCGGCTCATCGACATTGGCGTGAACCTCACAGACAAAATGTACAGTGGGGTGTACAAtgggcgccgctgccataCGTTGGATATCGAatcggtgctgcagcgggcTGTGAAAGTCGGGGTTCGGGGTCTCCTACTCACAGGTGGCAACTTAAAGGAAAGCAAGGCTGTGATTGACATGTGCTCACGCTACACCTCCGACGAGGTACAGTGTCTTTGCACCGTAGGCTGTCACCCCACACGATGCCAAGAGTTTGTGGCCGATCCGGAAGGCTACCTCAAGGCCCTTGATGACCTCATCCACACGCACTCCGTTCATGTCGGCGGTTGCGTTGCGTCAGTGGGGGAGATCGGCCTTGACTACGACCGTCTGTTTTTCTGCTCGAAGGAAATTCAGAAGGAGTACTTCGAAAAACAACTCGTGATGGCGAAGCGTCATCGCTTGCCACTGTTCTTGCACGAACGCAACACAGGCGGTGACTTCATGGCGTTGCTCAAGCCGCATCTTCCCGACCTCGCTGGTGGCGTCGTCCATAGCTTCACCGGCACCagggcggagctgcaggagtaCTTGGATGCTAACCTGTACATTGGTGTGAACGGGTGCAGCCTCAAGACAGCAGAGAACCTCAAGGTAGTTCAGGCGATCCCGCTGGATCGGTTGATGCTGGAGACGGACGCACCGTGGTGCGAGATCAGAAATACACATGCCTCCAAGGCGCTCTTGATGGCTGCGGCAAGGCGCGCCTCATTACAGCAGAGCGTCTCAGACGCCGTCCTCTCCGCCTTTTCGACGTGCCGCAAAGACAATTTTAAGGACGGGTGTGTCGTGAAAGGGCGCAATGAACCGAGCGCACTTGTGCAGATCCTCGAGGTAGTCTACGAGCTGTGCCGCGATGAGGTATCCTCCATGGCGCAGCTGGCTGAATTGGTCCTGACGAACACGCGAAGGCTGTTCCCCTTTGCTGCTTCTGCCATGTGA
- the ABCA6 gene encoding ABC transporter, putative (TriTrypDB/GeneDB-style sysID: LpmP.11.1230), with amino-acid sequence MGRRQGQRTNVADRDQGLTYQRNVLMTGDSSRQVVGSTQGPRENPVYVPSGAAARPLTRSPQVIDDEEYLNIEPNEKGSTFSDEFFATIGRIMQQKRQAWIGTLMECVIPFLFLLGAITLWAAFGNDAYPEKQVLNYTTVSSFTLPDLYKQLMCNNVSMGIVPGLADCRTVGFSYDCSGDESSLPVKGLCVNATMGARGLIGFYMNAILGNAVRVPPLDTMIMMQWVARKAATGNTETATSAMLATAGLTASTRYDSIMNSGMLYFAPRAGVPASLITYLNDTAQYFRYVYGGTFDTVEEAENYVKTTQGFHWAIVEVKAFNTTDFDVVLHMNSTALPPLTDVVDTQYPGGYQFDRGEMYTASGFNTLQESLYQCYLQELGYSDVASIHPYTTSFGYQEYKENTLLRAATPLVAFILVLSFLYPVVQLTKTIVLEKELRIREAMLIMGLSNTSLYFSWFVIYALQYVAMCIFMAMLLKLTFVSRSDAFVLFMTFYIFALSTIPLSGLIATFFSKARLVSMLAPLIFFALAVPTFAFTSASTNVIISVCILSPTAFAVAVINILTLEVGSGFGPNDFHNTALTLQSFIIYLLLAVDFLAYFVLMLYFDAVLPKEWGTTKHPLFFIISPVKWLCRCCGKEKVMVTGTNEDGRAENGVFEDADDSEAAVQIVGLRKEYSRGGKTFVAVNNMYWSMNQNEISVMLGHNGAGKTTMMNMMTGMVSADAGDCYIYGSSVRTQLHRVRQQIGYCPQHNILWPELTCRDHLEFYGKIKGLFGTVLEDAVQLILKQVDLLEKIEYASSALSGGQKRKLSVAIAFVGCSRLIFLDEPTAGMDAAARRYTWELLRRMSEAHTIMLTTHFMDEADLLGHKIGIMSQGCLKCSGSSLFLKSRLGVGYTMNISVNPEVEAEDIDRFIVSLVPNAEALDFNGCEIVYRLPMRDLELFPSMLASLEENGEGIGVRGYSLSATTLEEVFLQIALEDMKKHKENSFVEENETVIQEESNAVWCCEMMTDTRDRLMSQFKSMMVKRLWNALRDRRMQCFQVICPVVCILLAMVLTVVKFTETGFIDLSSEMFGETVQMQVSGCEAYFGATHNVTRQGSYITDLHFATGADLSFYATDTALQLAMPRYTSLFCGDPGLQDTVPFELDAAILFYNTSAYHASGLVLQQLYTYILQSFTNNVNRTFQTGIKLMPAPTSLSEARGGVDTILIGAIIMIPFTFLPSNVVAWVVKERECKARHLQNVSGLSFYIYWLTNFLFDIVAYIITVTMVLLIFLMFNRDEYVGKDTAGPAIVSFLIYGLCSTAGGYVLSFLFDEHSTAQSMTMAISFTAGFLFVMMVFILSLVDSTKNVSVNLRWVFRLVPSYCVGESIINLAMDRQQAALGLPSNPWAMDVVGWPCVFMTVEFPIFVLATLFIDHPRRRMWGQKGTYVRSAPAEVIDDEDSDVEDERNQVYQQESKKVNDDVVRVVDLRKVYTSGKVAVRNLAFSILPDEVFGFLGTNGAGKTTTISMLCQEFIPTSGSAYVCGYDIVSESEQALQCIGYCPQFDATLDLLTVEEHLHLYAGIRGIRYEERSKVVAGLMRLCEITEYQRTTAAQLSGGNRRKLSVALALIGSPQIIFLDEPSAGMDPVARRGLWKAIQKVSQNCSVVLTTHHLEEVEELADTVAIMTDGALRCIGDKTHLKKKYGSGFEMSIRIARKDMRMAVQHFVGRHFPTAVLHEFKGQRFVFGLPADTKLSQTFWHLQQNKAQLHITDYSVSQASIEQMFLRICEEQDEREARTVEKEVHFVKSHATLHNYKGSVMRGYNSRKGNRRGERCREKPAEAVVMVSSSAIEEYRRRMLEADVEF; translated from the coding sequence ATGGGCCGTCGTCAAGGGCAGCGAACCAACGTCGCGGATAGGGATCAGGGACTCACTTATCAACGCAATGTGCTGATGACTGGCGACTCTTCCCGGCAGGTCGTCGGCTCGACACAGGGGCCAAGGGAGAATCCCGTGTACGTCCCTTCAGGTGCGGCCGCGCGGCCTTTGACGCGATCTCCGCAGGTGATCGATGACGAGGAGTACCTCAACATCGAGCCGAATGAGAAGGGAAGTACGTTCAGCGATGAGTTCTTCGCCACGATAGGGCGCATTATGCAGCAGAAACGGCAGGCGTGGATTGGGACGTTGATGGAGTGTGTgatccccttcctcttcctgctGGGTGCCATTACTTTGTGGGCCGCTTTCGGCAATGACGCATACCCCGAGAAGCAAGTGCTCAACTACACAACTGTCTCATCCTTCACACTCCCGGACTTGTACAAGCAACTGATGTGCAACAATGTGTCCATGGGCATCGTCCCCGGTCTCGCGGACTGCAGGACTGTTGGCTTCTCCTACgactgcagcggtgacgaGTCGAGCTTGCCGGTGAAAGGGCTGTGCGTCAATGCTACAATGGGCGCCCGTGGACTGATTGGCTTTTACATGAACGCGATTCTAGGAAACGCCGTCcgggtgccgccgctggacACAATGATCATGATGCAATGGGTTGCACGTAAGGCTGCCACTGGCAACACCGAAACCGCAACATCAGCAATGCTCGCCACTGCCGGACTGACGGCCAGCACTCGCTACGATTCCATCATGAATTCTGGCATGTTGTATTTTGCACCACGTGCAGGTGTCCCCGCATCCCTTATAACCTACCTCAACGACACTGCGCAGTACTTCCGGTACGTCTACGGCGGCACGTTTGACACTGtagaggaggcagagaactACGTCAAGACCACTCAGGGATTTCACTGGGCCATTGTTGAAGTAAAAGCCTTCAACACAACTGACTTCGATGTGGTGCTGCATATGAACTCGACTGCACTGCCGCCCCTCACGGATGTGGTGGACACGCAGTACCCTGGCGGCTATCAGTTTGATCGGGGGGAGATGTACACTGCCTCCGGCTTTAATACCCTCCAGGAGAGCTTGTACCAGTGCTACCTGCAAGAACTGGGCTACAGCGATGTTGCAAGCATTCACCCCTACACCACCTCATTCGGGTACCAGGAGTACAAGGAGAACACGTTGCTGAGGGCAGCCACGCCGCTGGTTGCCTTTATTCTTgtcctctcctttctgtACCCGGTGGTGCAGCTTACGAAGACGATTGTGTTGGAGAAGGAGTTGCGCATTCGCGAGGCGATGCTCATTATGGGGCTCAGCAACACGTCGCTGTACTTCTCTTGGTTCGTCATCTACGCCCTGCAGTATGTCGCCATGTGCATCTTCATGGCCATGTTGCTGAAGCTCACGTTTGTGTCGAGGAGCGATGCATTCGTGCTCTTCATGACGTTTTACATCTTCGCCCTGAGCACGATCCCCCTCTCAGGGCTCATTGCCACCTTTTTCAGCAAGGCTCGCCTTGTCTCGATGCTAGCGCCACTCATCTTCTTTGCGCTGGCTGTGCCGACATTCGCCTTCACGAGCGCATCAACCAACGTGATTATCAGCGTATGCATCCTCTCGCCCACCGCgtttgctgtcgctgtgATCAACATTCTAACACTGGAGGTCGGATCCGGCTTTGGTCCCAATGATTTCCACAATACCGCGCTAACACTGCAGAGCTTTATCATTTACCTTCTGCTCGCCGTAGATTTCCTTGCCTACTTCGTCCTCATGCTCTACTTCGACGCTGTGCTGCCGAAGGAGTGGGGTACAACCAAGCACCCACTCTTCTTCATAATTAGCCCCGTGAAGTGGctgtgcaggtgctgcggtaAGGAGAAGGTGATGGTGACAGGCACAAACGAGGACGGCCGCGCCGAGAATGGCGTGTTCGAGGACGCTGACGACTCAGAGGCTGCGGTGCAGATTGTTGGGCTGCGCAAGGAGTACTCGCGCGGCGGCAAAACGTTCGTTGCGGTGAACAACATGTACTGGTCTATGAATCAGAACGAGATCTCGGTGATGCTAGGGCACAACGGCGCCGGCaagacgacgatgatgaACATGATGACGGGGATGGTATCGGCCGACGCGGGCGACTGCTACATCTACGGCAGCTCTGTCCGCACTCAGCTGCACCGAGTACGGCAGCAGATCGGCTACTGCCCGCAGCACAACATCCTGTGGCCGGAGCTGACGTGCCGCGACCACCTGGAGTTCTACGGTAAGATTAAGGGTCTTTTTGGTACCGTGCTGGAAGATGCCGTACAGCTCATCCTCAAGCAGGTGGATCTGCTGGAAAAGATCGAGTATGCATCGAGCGCGCTGTCGGGTGGGCAGAAGCGTAAGCTTTCTGTCGCCATCGCTTTTGTTGGCTGCAGTCGACTGATCTTCTTGGATGAGCCGACAGCAGGGATGGATGCGGCTGCGCGCCGATACACgtgggagctgctgcgccgcatgtCAGAGGCGCACACCATCATGTTGACGACGCACTTCATGGACGAGGCAGATTTGCTGGGCCACAAAATCGGGATCATGAGCCAGGGCTGTCTCAAGTGCTCCGGCAGCAGCCTGTTTCTCAAGAGCCGTCTCGGCGTGGGCTACACCATGAACATCTCCGTTAACCCAGAGGTGGAGGCCGAGGACATTGACCGTTTCATCGTTTCCCTTGTCCCGAATGCCGAGGCGTTGGACTTTAACGGTTGCGAAATTGTTTACAGGCTGCCTATGCGAGATCTCGAGCTGTTTCCATCGATGCTGGCGAGTCTCGAGGAGAACGGCGAAGGCATTGGCGTGCGTGGCTACTCGCTGTCGGCGACAACGCTAGAGGAAGTGTTTCTCCAGATCGCACTGGAAGACATGAAGAAGCACAAGGAGAACAGCTTCGTCGAGGAGAATGAGACAGTCATTcaggaagagagcaacgcAGTGTGGTGTTGCGAGATGATGACGGACACGCGTGATCGGCTGATGTCGCAGTTCAAGTCGATGATGGTGAAGCGGCTGTGGAACGCGCTCCGTGACCGTAGGATGCAATGCTTCCAGGTAATCTGCCCTGTGGTATGTATTCTGCTGGCTATGGTGCTCACCGTCGTGAAATTCACAGAGACAGGATTCATCGACCTCTCCAGTGAAATGTTTGGCGAGACAGTGCAGATGCAGGTGTCAGGCTGCGAGGCATACTTTGGCGCTACCCACAACGTTACCCGGCAGGGCTCCTACATCACTGACCTCCATTTTGCGACCGGGGCAGACTTGTCCTTCTACGCTACGGACACcgcactgcagctggcgaTGCCGCGCTACACCTCACTCTTTTGTGGCGACCCGGGGCTGCAGGACACCGTTCCCTTTGAGCTGGACGCCGCCATCCTCTTCTACAACACCTCCGCGTACCACGCCAGCGGTCtggtgctccagcagctgtacACGTACATTCTTCAGTCCTTCACGAATAACGTCAACCGCACCTTCCAGACGGGTATCAAATTGATGCCAGCCCCTACAAGTCTCTCGGAGGCGCGTGGCGGTGTGGATACGATCCTTATCGGCGCCATTATCATGATTCCGTTCACGTTTCTGCCGTCGAACGTGGTGGCGtgggtggtgaaggagcgggAGTGCAAAGCACGGCACTTGCAGAATGTCTCAGGGCTGAGCTTCTACATCTACTGGCTCACGAATTTTCTCTTTGATATCGTCGCCTACATCATCACGGTCACTATGGTGCTGCTCATCTTCCTCATGTTTAACCGAGATGAGTACGTCGGGAAAGACACGGCTGGCCCGGCAATCGTGTCGTTTCTCATTTATGGcctctgcagcactgccggcGGCTACGTGCTCAGCTTTTTGTTCGACGAGCACTCAACCGCGCAGTCGATGACGATGGCGATCAGTTTCACCGCTGGTTTCCTGTTTGTCATGATGGTATTCATCCTCTCGCTGGTGGACTCGACGAAGAACGTGTCCGTGAATCTGCGCTGGGTCTTCCGGCTGGTTCCGTCGTATTGCGTGGGCGAGTCCATCATTAACCTCGCCATGGACCGACAGCAGGCAGCTCTGGGTCTTCCATCGAACCCGTGGGCGATGGACGTGGTTGGCTGGCCTTGTGTTTTCATGACGGTCGAGTTCCCCATCTTCGTGTTGGCGACCCTCTTCATTGACCACCCACGACGGCGCATGTGGGGACAGAAGGGAACCTATGTGCGCAGTGCTCCGGCGGAGGTTATCGATGACGAGGACTCCGATGTGGAAGATGAGCGGAACCAAGTGTACCAACAGGAGAGCAAGAAGGTCAACGATGACGTTGTACGAGTGGTGGACCTGCGCAAGGTATACACCAGCGGCAAGGTGGCGGTGCGTAATCTCGCCTTCAGTATCCTACCAGACGAGGTGTTTGGCTTTCTCGGCACGAATGGTGCCggcaagacgacgacgatctCGATGCTGTGCCAGGAATTCATACcgacgagcggcagcgcgtacgtgtgcggGTACGACATTGTCAGTGAGAGCGAGCAGGCACTCCAGTGCATTGGGTACTGCCCGCAGTTCGACGCGACGCTGGACCTgctgacggtggaggagcaccTGCACCTATACGCTGGCATTCGAGGTATTCGTTACGAAGAGCGCAGCAAGGTGGTGGCTGGACTGATGCGCTTGTGCGAGATTACTGAGTACCAGAGGACgacagctgcgcagctctccGGCGGCAACCGGCGCAAGCTCTCTGTAGCGCTCGCTCTCATTGGCTCGCCGCAGATCATCTTTCTCGATGAGCCGTCGGCCGGCATGGACCCCGTGGCGCGCCGTGGACTCTGGAAGGCGATCCAGAAGGTTTCGCAGAACTGCTCCGTTGTGCTGACGACGCACCATCttgaggaggtggaggaactGGCCGACACAGTGGCCATCATGACTGACggagcgctgcgctgcattgGTGACAAGACGCACCTCAAGAAGAAGTACGGCAGTGGCTTTGAGATGAGCATCCGCATTGCGCGAAAGGACATGCggatggcggtgcagcacttCGTGGGGAGGCATTTCCCCACAGCTGTGCTGCATGAGTTCAAGGGACAACGTTTTGTCTTTGGTTTGCCGGCCGATACAAAACTCTCACAGACGTTTTGGCATCTACAACAGAACAAGGCACAGCTGCATATCACCGACTACAGCGTGTCACAGGCCTCGATCGAGCAGATGTTCTTGCGCATTTGTGAGGAGCAGGACGAGCGTGAGGCGCGCACGGTGGAGAAAGAGGTTCACTTCGTGAAGAGCCACGCCACTCTGCACAACTACAAGGGCAGCGTCATGAGGGGTTACAACAGCAGAAAGGGCAATAGAAGAGGGGAGCGTTGCCGCGAAAAACCGGCTgaggcagtggtgatggTAAGTTCGTCCGCAATTGAGGAGTATCGTCGCCGAATGCTGGAGGCTGACGTAGAGTTTTAG
- a CDS encoding hypothetical protein (TriTrypDB/GeneDB-style sysID: LpmP.11.1240) codes for MSSTSPALLTEVEVRELSTAEIRVNLERCSRLISQPTLLARLRDGGEGIRRRSELFTKELERRRTVQAVNANVNAHLVSPTLIETLKRENEAALLTESTPQFTDVAKEMGLKYKDQRVDVEATVRRMYEGALSEAEIQRILQGVPFGFFLTYAETCEMERQLAREARKAELRKLAAQAARHRDTPQVSGTGM; via the coding sequence ATGAGTAGCACCTCGCCCGCGCTGCTGACAGAGGTGGAAGTACGTGAGCTGAGCACCGCCGAAATCCGAGTCAACCTGGAGCGATGCAGTCGGCTCATTTCCCAACCCACACTTCTTGCGAGACTtcgtgacggcggcgaaggcaTCCGTCGCCGCAGCGAACTGTTCACCAAAGAgctggagcggcggcggacaGTTCAGGCAGTAAATGCCAACGTCAATGCTCACCTTGTGTCTCCCACGTTGATCGAAACGCTCAAGCGAGAGAATGAGGCAGCACTCTTGACCGAGTCTACCCCTCAGTTCACCGACGTTGCGAAGGAGATGGGACTAAAATACAAGGACCAGCGCGTCGATGTTGAGGCGACAGTGCGCCGTATGTACGAAGGGGCACTTAGCGAGGCCGAGATCCAGCGCATCCTGCAGGGCGTGCCTTTCGGCTTCTTTCTTACCTACGCAGAGACGTGTGAGatggagcggcagctggcgagggaggcacggaaggcggagctgcggaAACTGGCGGCACAGGCGGCGCGCCACAGGGACACACCACAGGTGAGTGGCACTGGTATGTGA
- a CDS encoding hypothetical protein (TriTrypDB/GeneDB-style sysID: LpmP.11.1250) produces MWSVIRRHQGLAPNKSPVRHDSPYSAHQHCIQLHAVRPDVSYMSPTAFSKAYGEFLYVKIRRWLLDERIDVRLQAVEHLVELYKEKREHCVQSLAYDMLPILLSTLEKDESTALRERAGMALELLVRELQTQRLLLKGDFTEDAPFSLSTGKQTSPLPHLGAILASLRDERDEVVVAGLRVVLACHMWQNSFAVTAALVQGGLISVLIGLTQSTNISAQTLACSAMRQVFQVKEAHVEFLKLGGVVTLTEAIANTDALALVAEAAEVASLIAEYAQGRRDAVACGTLAILFPHLPNPNLTLRVAVYSAAAQITVLEAAKIQATEVGYPEQLVREMASEDERDVLTHMLRLIYNLAEWPTARLTLRACLPRIAELMRIVEDDDAVVFALSQAEKILKKKVLPV; encoded by the coding sequence ATGTGGAGCGTTATTCGTCGGCATCAGGGCCTCGCACCCAACAAATCCCCGGTGCGCCATGATAGTCCATACAGCGCGCATCAGCACTGCATTCAGCTTCATGCAGTGCGGCCTGATGTCTCGTACATGAGCCCCACTGCCTTTAGCAAAGCCTACGGGGAGTTTCTATACGTCAAGATCCGCCGGTGGCTGCTTGACGAGCGCATCGATGTGCGCCTGCAGGCGGTGGAGCACCTCGTGGAGCTCTACAAGGAGAAGCGTGAGCACTGCGTGCAAAGCCTCGCATATGACATGCTGCCCATCCTTCTCTCGACCCTTGAGAAGGACGAAAGTACCGCCTTGCGTGAGCGGGCTGGAATGGCACTAGAGCTACTCGTGCGCGAGCTCCAGACTCAACGTCTGTTGCTCAAAGGAGATTTCACCGAAGACGCACCCTTTTCCCTATCTACAGGGAAGCAGACGTCGCCGCTCCCACATCTTGGAGCTAttctcgcttctctgcgGGACGAGAGGGATGAAGTGGTTGTTGCGGGTCTTCGGGTTGTTTTGGCGTGCCATATGTGGCAAAACTCATTCGCGGTGACTGCTGCGTTGGTGCAAGGGGGGCTCATTTCTGTGCTGATTGGCCTCACTCAATCGACAAACATCTCCGCGCAGACTTTGGCCTGCTCTGCGATGCGGCAGGTTTTTCAGGTCAAGGAGGCGCACGTGGAGTTCCTCAAGCTCGGCGGTGTGGTAACGCTCACTGAGGCAATCGCCAACACCGATGCGTTAGCGCTTGTCGCAGAGGCGGCTGAGGTCGCTTCTTTGATTGCCGAGTACGCACAAGGGAGGCGCGATGCCGTGGCCTGTGGCACACTTGCCATCCTTTTTCCACATTTGCCCAACCCTAACTTGACCCTGCGAGTCGCTGTGTatagtgctgctgcccaaaTCACtgtgctggaggcggcgaagaTACAGGCCACAGAAGTGGGCTACCCGGAGCAGCTTGTTCGCGAGATGGCCAGCGAAGATGAGCGCGACGTTCTCACCCACATGCTGCGGCTCATTTACAACTTGGCAGAGTGGCCAACCGCGCGCCTCACGTTGCGGGCATGTCTGCCACGCATTGCGGAGTTGATGCGAAtcgtcgaggacgacgacgccgtcgtcTTTGCCTTGTCCCAGGCGGAGAAGATCCTCAAGAAGAAAGTGCTTCCGGTGTga
- a CDS encoding hypothetical protein (TriTrypDB/GeneDB-style sysID: LpmP.11.1260), with product MPTKGTSAALKGQAAASPPATDKLLIIAAAFLDGVVCVSGVPMVVAQAAHVPFPSGVHLAAYQLCFMVPQLITTLVAEQLTLHVSASALLFFTLMCTTVSTAIVALSLSQRSLSLFFASNFLNGVFRHNKILFGATASALHMSTTDVRAAARYGMMAGMVLSGIAGDAMQNAVHVARLFIGVEALSAALVLARFLFGSRTVVVTARASQEYVQWLPCLTRAPTVVYSAMAALIAVILAASVNQVMYPLVGPAYGLPYFFTGAQLCFHLVLQVILMPRVVEVAKRMVQQWTPNVLLAGNGEERLTVIAALVMLVGCSVVPYAADHGPIVFYPASLVLVDLPGGVLTSLAARAVEDAFGGVSGVAPKVTTLLDHMTLLVKMFAAPLRICTAARFTGHKYPVRYISVPLMTYILVRARTHNVAYAAAGMAATLLFLTSTVSSFEGEL from the coding sequence ATGCCAACCAAAGGCACTAGTGCTGCTCTGAAAGGgcaagctgctgcttcaccgcCGGCGACTGACAAGTTGCTCATCATTGCGGCCGCCTTCCTCGACGgcgtggtgtgtgtgtcaggtGTGCcaatggtggtggcgcaggccgCGCATGTGCCATTCCCCTCTGGTGTCCACCTTGCTGCCTACCAGCTGTGCTTTATGGTTCCGCAGCTCATCACAACACTTGTGGCTGAGCAACTCACGCTGCACGTGAGTGCTTCCGCGCTACTCTTCTTCACGCTAATGTGCACCACTGTCAGCACGGCCATCGTAGCACTGAGTCTGTCGCAGCGCTCACTGTCGCTCTTTTTTGCCTCTAATTTTTTGAACGGCGTCTTCCGACACAACAAGATACTCTTTGGCGCTACCGCGAGCGCGCTGCACATGTCGACCACTGATGTTAGAGCAGCTGCCCGGTACGGTATGATGGCCGGCATGGTGCTTAGCGGAATTGCAGGTGATGCCATGCAGAATGCAGTACATGTGGCACGCCTGTTCATCGGGGTAGAGGCGCTCTCTGCGGCACTGGTGCTCGCACGCTTCCTGTTTGGCAGTCGCACCGTCGTGGTGACCGCGCGAGCCAGTCAGGAGTACGTTCAGTGGCTCCCCTGTCTGACCCGAGCGCCGACAGTTGTGTACAGTGCCATGGCGGCTCTCATTGCCGTGATATTGGCTGCTTCGGTGAATCAGGTGATGTACCCCCTTGTGGGGCCCGCCTACGGCCTGCCGTACTTCTTCACGGGTGCACAGTTGTGTTTTCATCTGGTGCTTCAAGTGATTCTGATGCCACGTGTCGTGGAGGTGGCAAAGCGTATGGTACAGCAGTGGACACCGAATGTGCTACTGGCCGGTAACGGAGAGGAAAGGTTGACGGTCATTGCCGCACTAGTAATGCTGGTAGGCTGCTCTGTCGTTCCATACGCTGCTGATCACGGGCCCATCGTCTTTTATCCTGCATCGCTGGTTTTGGTGGACCTTCCCGGCGGCGTCCTCACGTCGCTCGCCGCGAGGGCCGTTGAGGATGCGTTTGGAGGCGTCTCCGGTGTCGCACCGAAGGTCACGACGCTGCTCGATCACATGACGCTGCTGGTGAAGATGTTTGCGGCTCCGCTGCGCATCTGCACGGCGGCACGTTTCACGGGGCACAAGTACCCAGTGCGCTACATCAGCGTCCCTCTGATGACATACATTCTGGTGCGCGCCCGCACACACAATGTAGCCTACGCGGCGGCTGGAATGGCGGCAacgcttctttttctcacGTCTACCGTCTCCTCTTTTGAAGGAGAGCTATAG